A region of the Roseiflexus sp. RS-1 genome:
AAAGAAAAACACGGGGTCGCAACCGGCCTTACCACAGTCCCACTTTCCTTGTACTGGTATTATAGTGCCTTCTAGCCATAGATCAGGACTGCCGCCAGCACGGTCAGCGCCAGCATCAGCCAACAGATCAGCCACTCGATCCAGACAGCCCCGCCCCCCCGTTCCAGCACGGCATCCACCGGGTTCTGCGGGTCATACCAGACCGTGACCGGGCTGCCGACAGGGTAGCGGGTTATTTCGCGCCCGGCGTCTGCGGCTTCGGAAGAGAGCACACGAGGACCCAGGCGCAGGCGTCCCCCCTGAAGATACGTCCCGTTGACGAAATACGCATACGCAACCACAGGAGCATAGCGTGTCGCCAGGCGGTAGGTACTGGTGGAGGTTTGCACCCGCACGGGGATGTTGACCTGCTCCACACGGGCGGCAATCACCGTACCAGGTGCGCTCTGCCAGCTGCGCGCTGCGTTGACCAGCTGCTGGCTGCGCCAGGCGCGCATCGTCAGCAGCAGGGTGACAAAGCCCATCGGCAAAGTGACGACGAGGAGTATGATCAGGCGTATGCCCATAAAAGCGGATTCATTCAACGACTATTCCCAGTACATCGCTGCGGGTAAGCGAAGGCAGCGCCTCTGCTTACCCGCTTCTATGCAATACACCTCTTACATCAACCCCGTGCCGCCGCGCTTCGACAACCGCTGATCAAGGGTGACGGCGAATGCCTGGAGACTCGTGCTGTCCAGTTTTTCAAGCGCATCGAGTTCTTCTTCCGTCAGATCATATTCCTTGCATGCCTCGCGCGCATTATCGATCAATGCCTGGCGAAACTCCGGATCGGTCACTGCACGCCCGATGACCCGCTCGACCTCCGACTGAGACATGGCTCTGCTCCTTTCTGAACGACCCTTTCTGAGCGAAGAATGCGCTACAGTTCGAGCGTATCGTGATACATACTGCGCATCCGGCGCACTTCTCCATTGGCGCCTGACAAAGTAAACGTATCATATGCTCGTTTTAGATACGCAATTCCTTCGTTCAGGTTACCAGTCCGGAGCAATGCCGCACCATACGCCTGCCAGGTGCGCGCCAGTTCGAAGTGATCCCGAACTGTATCACACAGCGCTGCGCTGCCGATAAAATCCTCCTGCCAGGAATACCCGCGAGCAACGGTCGCTTCGCCACGCAGTCGAAGCGCAATTGCCATCAGATCGTCGGCGCCGAGTGAGCGACTCAACTCGACTGCCTGATCGGCGCACGCCGCCGCCGCCTCCAGATCGCCATACCCGATCATCGCTTCCGCCAGCGCATTGAGCGCCTCGATCTGCAGCGATGGCGCCTGAAGCGCCTCGGCGGTCGCCAGTGCATGGCGAGCAAGTTCCGCTGCGCGCGCGTGATCACCCTGCGCGCCGTAGGTCTGCGCGAGATGCACCAGGGCATTCGCTTCCTGGTCGGTACTGCCCAGGGAGCGGTGCAGATTCAGCGCCTCCTCATATACCTGCTGCGCTTGTGCGTAGTCGCCGCGACGGTAGTGAATGATGCCAAGGGTGTTGAGCAACTGCGCTGTCGTCAACTGGGCGTGCAATCGACGCGACAGTTCAAGAGCTTCTTCACAGCGCGCCTCGGCCTCAGCATACTGACCGAGAATAGTAAGCGAGTAGGCGATATTTCCCAGAGCGTAAACAATTGCGTACTGCAACCCGATCTTGCGCGCCAGCGTTTCCGCCACGCGGTAATGTTCGAGTGCGCGTTCGTGATCGCTCTGCAACTGCCAGAGGTAGCCGATATTGTTGTGCGAAGCGATCATGCCCGGCAGATCGTCGATCGACTCGCGCACCCGCAGGCTCCGTTCGAAGAATTCACGCGCACGGGCGTACTCACCGCGCAGGGCCAGCACCGAACCGCTCTCGGCGTGCAACCGGGCTTCGATCTGCTCGTCTTCCATTGTTTGAACATCGGGACGCAGCGCTGCCAATCCCTCTTCACACGCCGCCAGCGCCAGATCGTACTCA
Encoded here:
- a CDS encoding DUF3592 domain-containing protein, whose amino-acid sequence is MGIRLIILLVVTLPMGFVTLLLTMRAWRSQQLVNAARSWQSAPGTVIAARVEQVNIPVRVQTSTSTYRLATRYAPVVAYAYFVNGTYLQGGRLRLGPRVLSSEAADAGREITRYPVGSPVTVWYDPQNPVDAVLERGGGAVWIEWLICWLMLALTVLAAVLIYG